CGAGGCGGTTCGCCAGATCGTCGCGGGTGGCAAAGTCCAGAGCGCGCATCGAGCCGGATACGTCCACCGCCAGCAGGATGTCGATGCCACTGGTTTCTACCTCGGAGTGGCCTCTTCCCAATTGGGGGCGGGCGAGGGCAACGATCAGCGCGGCCAGCGCCATCAACCGCAGGAAAAACAGAAATGCTCCGGCTCGTGTGCGGGTTTTTCCGCTGACGCGCTTCGCCAGCGCCACACTCGAAAAGACCATGGCTGCGTTTCTCCCGGCCCGCCCACGCAGCACAATCAGCACGGGCAGCAGTGCCAGTAGCCACAGCAGCGCAGGGTTATGGAATTCGAGGGAAGTGGTCATCGCTTGCGGGGAATCACCGGAGGTGTCGCGGCGGTCTTTTCGACCGAGGAGGGGCGGGGTGCGTTAAGCTTACGCATTTCGCCCTCGACCTCATCGCGTTCGTCTATGGGAGCACTTTGTTGCCGCTGTGCAGTAGCCTTCTGATTGTCGGCCTCTTCGATAAAATGAGTCGCAGTGCCGAGCAGGCGTTCGCGCTCGTCGGGACCAAAGGCGTGGCGCGCGAACTTGGCCAGGTCGCAAAGCTGGAGAAACTCGCCCAGCGAGCTCAAGGCCTCCGCTGAAAGCCGGGGGTTGCTCCGGGCTGACTCAAGGAACTCCTCCGTCGTCTGCTCGGGGGCACGCATCCCGAGGGCCTGCTCCAGATAGCCGCGCAGGGCGTCCGAGACGGCGAAGGAGAAGCGCTTGTCGGCGTCGGGTTGAGTGTCTTCGAGGATAGCACGGGCCTCGGTCAGCCGCCGGAGGGCAACCTCACGCGGGCTAAGCGCGTGTGGGCGGTTCAGGCGCTTGACCAGCAGGCGTATTATAAAAGCCAATACGACAATACCGACAACGATGGCCGGAACGAGCCAGGGCCAGTTCGCCTCCCAGAAGGTGTCTCCGGCCAGCCCGCGGATGCCCATGATCTCATCGTCCTGCGCATGCAGTACGTCAGGCGCGGCGGCAAGCAGCGTGGCTGTGGTGAAAAAGTGGATACGCGTAAACTTCATCGACGCTTACTCCGGGAGGAAAAATACTGGCGCAGCCGGGTGATGTAGGGCTCGGTCGTGCTGACGGGGATGACGCCGACGCCGGACTGGCGCAGGCCGCGCTCCAGTTGGTCAACACGGCGCTGGTTCTCACGCTTGTAGAGGGTACGCAGCTGGGCGCTGGAGGTGTCCACCTCGATGACTTGCCCGGTCTCAGCATCCTCCAGGGTGGCGATGCCAATATCCGGCAGCTCGGCCTCACGCGGATCGGCCATGACAATGGCTGTGAGGTCGTGGCGCTTATTGCTCAGGGTGAGAGTGCGAAAGACCGCGTCACCGTGGCGGTCATTGGGATCGGGGAGGCGGCCATCCGGCCCCTGCAGGAAGTCCGTCACCAGAAACGCCACCGCCTTACGCTTGAGCAACCGGTTCATGGTATCGAGCGCGTTGACGATGTCCGTGCCGGTGCGCTGCGGCTCAAAGTAAAGAATCTCGCGGATGACGCGTAGCACGTGTTGGCGTCCCTTTTTCGGGAGGATCACCTTTTCGACCTGATCGGTGAACAGGATGAGGCCGACCTTGTCGTTATTACGCACCGCGGAAAAAGCCAGCACGCTGGCGATCTCGGCGGCTCGCTCGCGCTTGGACTCCTCGGCTGACCCGAAGGAGCCGGAGGCAGAGAGGTCCACCAGGAGCATCAGGGTCAGCTCGCGCTCTTCACGGAATTTCTTGATGAACGGCCGGTCCATCTTCGCGGTGACGTTCCAGTCGATGGCGCGTACGTCGTCACCGGGCGCGTACTCGCGGACCTCCTCGAAGTCCATGCCCTGGCCCTTGAAAATGCTGTGGTAGGCCCCGGCAAGCGCATCCGTCACGAGCCGGTTGGTGCGGATCTCCACCTGCCGGACTTTTTTGAGGATTTCGCGGGTTTTATCTGTGGGCTGCATGGGTGCTCAATAACGGATAAAGGAGCCGTGCCGCGGGTCTGCGATTCAGCGCCTCATGATCAAGCAAATGACGGGATCAGGGAACGGGGACGGTCTCGAAGATCTTCGCGACGATGTCCTCGCTGGTCATGTCCTCGGCCTCGGCTTCGTAGGTCGGGATGACGCGGTGGCGCAGCACATCCATGCCGACGCTTTTCACATCCTGCGGTGTGATGTAGCCACGCCCTTGCAGGAAGGCCCAGGCCTTGGCCGCGAGGGTGAGAGCGATGGTGGCGCGGGGACTGCCCCCGAACTGCACAAAGTGGTCCATCTGGAGCCCGTAGCTGCTGGGCTTACGCGTGGCGAAGACAATATCGACGATGTAGTCCTTGACCTTGTCGTCCACGTAGATGCCGTCCACGACCTCACGGGCGGCCAGGATGTTTGCCGGGTTGATGACGGCGTTTACCTCCATCTTGGGGGCGGTTGAGGCCATACGCTCAAGGATGCCGCGCTCTTCATCGCGGGTCGGGTAGCCGATCTTCAGCTTGAGCATGAAGCGGTCCACCTGTGCCTCGGGCAGCGGGTAGGTGCCCTCCTGGTCGATCGGGTTTTCCGTAGCCAGCACGAGGAAGGGCTTGGGGAGGTCAAAGGTTTCGTCGCCGAGCGTGACTTGACGCTCCTGCATCGCCTCCAGCAGTGCGGACTGCACCTTGGCGGGCGCGCGGTTGATTTCGTCCGCCAGCACGAGGTTGGCGAAGACCGGGCCCTTGCGGGTGTAGAACTGCGCGGTCTGCGGATTATAAATGAGCGTACCGATGATGTCGGCCGGGAGCAGGTCCGGCGTAAACTGCAGC
This genomic interval from Ruficoccus sp. ZRK36 contains the following:
- a CDS encoding DUF58 domain-containing protein, translating into MQPTDKTREILKKVRQVEIRTNRLVTDALAGAYHSIFKGQGMDFEEVREYAPGDDVRAIDWNVTAKMDRPFIKKFREERELTLMLLVDLSASGSFGSAEESKRERAAEIASVLAFSAVRNNDKVGLILFTDQVEKVILPKKGRQHVLRVIREILYFEPQRTGTDIVNALDTMNRLLKRKAVAFLVTDFLQGPDGRLPDPNDRHGDAVFRTLTLSNKRHDLTAIVMADPREAELPDIGIATLEDAETGQVIEVDTSSAQLRTLYKRENQRRVDQLERGLRQSGVGVIPVSTTEPYITRLRQYFSSRSKRR
- a CDS encoding MoxR family ATPase, encoding MTATLPEMNEKVKEAAAWVPVLRQEISKVIIGQDYLVERLLVGLLANGHVLLEGVPGLAKTLSVRTLASAIDAEFSRLQFTPDLLPADIIGTLIYNPQTAQFYTRKGPVFANLVLADEINRAPAKVQSALLEAMQERQVTLGDETFDLPKPFLVLATENPIDQEGTYPLPEAQVDRFMLKLKIGYPTRDEERGILERMASTAPKMEVNAVINPANILAAREVVDGIYVDDKVKDYIVDIVFATRKPSSYGLQMDHFVQFGGSPRATIALTLAAKAWAFLQGRGYITPQDVKSVGMDVLRHRVIPTYEAEAEDMTSEDIVAKIFETVPVP